A DNA window from Oncorhynchus tshawytscha isolate Ot180627B unplaced genomic scaffold, Otsh_v2.0 Un_contig_588_pilon_pilon, whole genome shotgun sequence contains the following coding sequences:
- the LOC121845975 gene encoding oocyte zinc finger protein XlCOF6-like, with amino-acid sequence MSKLQSFRVFLNERLTAAAVEIFGAVEETVADYQEENDRLRRLLRITPEIQLCRIDSLQLSLAVSEEKVLPEQQHCEQEWSPSLGQENPEHPQIKEEQEELRTSQEEEQLQGLEADIIEFKFTPSCVKSECDQEDPLQSMTLHQTQTVENRESDPKQVDLTPFVTVTHLKGLHIPCDLPDNHNGSSSQCSAVSRNPVGLNSNPPLDPSSSLNPNPSIDEHCSKPRTTLRKTRHCRDCGEMSALKADLQRHLTLSKKRLGECRFCRKRYNSTCKLKAHVHFCQSGKLCTCSVCGKTFKLKGDLSKHMRIQTGEKQFKCGDCGKRFNHKEHLTVHMVTHTGEKPFSCDACGKSFSQKGSLKKHTLTHTEEKLLSCVDCGKMFNRKEHLAIHMVTHTGEKPFICDDCGKSFSHKGSLKKHTLTHTGEKPFSCDDCGKSFNQKGNLKNHQLTHTEEKQFSCDACGKRFSQKGSLKKHTLTHTGENLFSCDDCGKSFNHKVNLKNHQLTHTGEKPFICDACGKSFSQKGSLKKHTLTHTGENLFSCDDCGKSFNQKVNLKNHQLTHTGEKPFSCDACGKSFSQKGSLKKHTLTHTGENLFSCDDCGKSFNQKVNLKNHQLTHTGEKPFSCDACGKSFSQKGSLNKHTLTHTGEKPFSCDDCGKSFNQKVNLKNHQLTHTGEKPFSCDACGKSFSQKGSLNKHTLTHTGEKPFSCDDCGKSFIQKGP; translated from the exons ATGTCTAAACTACAGTCGTTTCGTGTGTTTTTAAATGAGCGTTTAACGGCGGCAGCTGTGGAGATTTTCGGGGCAGTTGAAGAAACAGTAGCGGACTACCAGGAGGAGAATGATCGGCTACGGAGACTGCTGCGGATCACACCGGAAATACAACTATGTAGAATAG ATTCCCTgcagctctctctcgctgtctctgaaGAGAAGGTTCTccctgagcagcagcactgtgagcaggagtggagccccagtctgggGCAGGAGAACCCAGAACATCcacagattaaagaggaacaggaggaactcaggaccagtcaggaggaagagcagcttcaaGGGCTGGAGGCTGATATCATAGAGTTCAAATTCACTCCTTCCTGTGTGAAAAGTGAATGTGATCAGGAGGACCCACTTCAATCCATGACTCTTcaccaaacccagactgtggagaacagagagagtgacccTAAACAAGTGGATCTCACACCTTTTGTTACTGTGACCCACCTTAAGGGTCTCCACATTCCCTGTGACCTTCCAGATAATCACAACGGTTCTTCCAGCCAATGCTCAGCCGTAAGCAGAAACCCAGTAGGACTTAACAGCAACCCGCCATTGGATCCCAGCTCATCATTGAATCCAAACCCATCAATAGATGAACACTGTTCCAAACCCAGAACCACGCTTAGAAAAACTCGCCACTGCCGTGACTGTGGTGAAATGTCTGCTCTGAAAGCTGACCTGCAGAGGCATTTGACTCTCTCCAAGAAGAGACTCGGCGAATGCCGCTTCTGCAGAAAACGATACAACTCCACCTGTAAACTGAAGGCCCATGTCCACTTCTGTCAAAGTGGAAAACTCTGCACCTGTTCTGTTTGTGGCAAGACCTTCAAACTCAAAGGAGATCTGTCCAAGCACATGAGGATTCAAACAGGGGAGAAACAATTTAAGTGTGGCGACTGTGGGAAAAGGTTCAATCATAAGGAACACTTAACAGTGCACATggtgactcacacaggagagaaaccatttagctgtgatGCTTGTGGGAAAAGCTTTAGTCAGAAAGGGTCCCTAAAGAAGCATACACTGACTCACACAGAAGAGAAACTATTAAGCTGTGTTGACTGTGGGAAAATGTTCAATCGTAAGGAACACTTAGCCATACACATGGTGACtcatacaggagagaaaccatttatcTGTGacgactgtgggaaaagcttcagtCACAAGGGGTCCCTAAAGAAGCATacactgactcacacaggagagaaaccatttagctgtgacgactgtgggaaaagcttcaatcAGAAGGGGAACCTAAAGAACCATCAACTGACTCACACAGAAGAGAAACAATTTAGCTGTGATGCTTGTGGGAAAAGATTCAGTCAGAAAGGGTCCCTAAAGAAGCATacactgactcacacaggagagaatctTTTTAGCTGTGacgactgtgggaaaagcttcaatcATAAGGTGAACCTAAAGAACCATCaactgactcacacaggagagaaaccatttatcTGTGATGCTTGTGGGAAAAGCTTCAGTCAGAAAGGGTCCCTAAAGAAGCATacactgactcacacaggagagaatctTTTTAGCTGTGacgactgtgggaaaagcttcaatcAGAAGGTGAACCTAAAGAACCACCaactgactcacacaggagagaaaccatttagctgtgatGCTTGTGGGAAAAGCTTCAGTCAGAAAGGGTCCCTAAAGAAGCATacactgactcacacaggagagaatctTTTTAGCTGTGacgactgtgggaaaagcttcaatcAGAAGGTGAACCTAAAGAACCACCaactgactcacacaggagagaaaccatttagctgtgatGCTTGTGGGAAAAGCTTCAGTCAGAAAGGGTCCCTAAACAAGCATacactgactcacacaggagagaaaccatttagctgtgacgactgtgggaaaagcttcaatcAGAAGGTGAACCTAAAGAACCACCaactgactcacacaggagagaaaccatttagctgtgatGCTTGTGGGAAAAGCTTCAGTCAGAAAGGGTCCCTAAACAAGCATacactgactcacacaggagagaaaccatttagctgtgatgactgtgggaaaagcttcattCAGAAGGGTCCCTAA